Genomic DNA from Magnolia sinica isolate HGM2019 chromosome 4, MsV1, whole genome shotgun sequence:
aattgataaataattatCCAATGCATCTCCTTCCACCATTAAtgaagaaaaaataaaccaaaaattGTAATTatgaaaaatagtaaaattctaattctaataaaaatcttaattctaatgAAACTATTCTAAagtttaatttctaaaaataaaaattctaaacaaacttttgctagaagagtcttaGCATAATtgtaagttatttttaaaaatgaagaaaactaaaaattctaaaaataaaaaatatttaaataatcaaaagtactaaaaatagtaaatttttcttaaaaattcatttttaagtTGAAAGTGCGTGTTTTTTTGATAAAATGGACAGATGTGACACACTTTATGGGTCGATTCATCTCAGATGGCCTGTTGCAATAAAAATTGATAGATTGTGCACCCCGTAACAATATCCAGGTTAAAagttacggttaatttatagtctaTATTCTTTTGGCCCGACCATACTAGCAACGTATACGTGTCATGTTTTACACTAAACTTTTCCACTTAAAAAAAGTTGTCCTCGAGTTACCTAAGAGACTTGACTCATGATTTCGAGATAATTTCTGACGtcgatgtttattagtcattttcttgtacttggcgTTGGACTCTTTAGTTAATAcaatgcatgtcataatgctttccttgacttgactagtagcGATGAGTTCCTTTACTTCTACCTTCAAGATCTTCTATTCTTTCTGATAATATGGGCAATTAAGGCAGACTTTTTCTTGAGATGGGATCAATGTAGTCTTGTATTTCTGGTATGAGAGACAATTTATTAGGAAGTTCATTGagcacaatcgccttgaactccttcaacactggtttcaaatctcCTGGGATGTTTACaagctccatatattttttcttttcaactaatgcatatatatcttttGTTTCCTCGGATTATTTAATAAAAGTTTGTTTAGTTAtgagagactgttcctcaactttagaagtcttaggtTGGTTCTCCATTCACATAGCAAGAAGGCCAATCTTTCTACCGTATTTAGTAAATTTAAATACGCTATTCTAACCTCTATGTGTAgcaataatattaatataaactTTCATGTTGACCACGTCGCAAAGTACttaatctttataatttttatcaaTTGAAAACGAGACGGTGCATTGTTCGATTACCTCTGTTTTATTGACCTCCTTTATCAATCCAATCATATATGAAGATGAATGCTTTTCTATTTTCAGTTCTAGCTTTCTCTATTTTTAGTTatagcttttccaccattattttagACATGAGATTTTCACTACTGCTGACATTAATAATCACATAACAGGCTTTTTGGTTGATAGTGCACCTCATGCGAAAGATATCATCGTCTTGTTGTAATTATATTTATACCTTTGGCATGGATAACGACTTTCTCACGATCAAAGTGGTGACCTATGATTTACCATCATACGGCGGTACTCTACGGAAATCAAGGTTGGCTGTGAAGGGACCACGGGTAGTTGAGCATTGCTTTGAGCTCAATATTCCTATCATGTGGCTCAGCTTGGTTGATGGGTATAAATATCTTTGTGTGCTCTGGGCTTAACATGAGGGGACGTATATATGGTCGGAGTAGATCTCATCAGCACATCAAGGGACTGGGCCATCCAATCCAACCGTCCGATTCGTCACCCCGTGAAAATATCAGATCGAGGATAATAAAAATCCATTTCCACAtccagatgaaaaaaaaaaaaaccaagtagcGTGGAGGAACGAAAAGAAAATGTTAGTTTTTTCTTTCCGGGATCCAAGCTTGAAAacgaaaggagagagagggtaAAAACTAAAGGAGAAAAGATTTCTTATGGCATCTCTCATCGCTCCTGCTTCGAAgaactagggttagggttaggaatCTGGGACAATAGCCGAATCCATCCGTCCATCGATCCATCAGTgtaggaaaagaagagaaaggatgTGGCACGAGGCGAGGAGGTCGGAGAGGAAGGTTCACGATTTGATGGACGCTGCTCGTCGCCGGGCGCAGAGACGGGCTGTCTTCTTGGCGAAGAGGCGGGGCGATCCTCAGCAATCTCTCCAGGTTATCGGATCTCGCTGCCGCACGTATCGCGATGATGGCCTCTATCAGGCCACCCAAGATCAGCAGGGCCTGTAAGTCTAGGGTTCCTTTCCTTCATTGTTTCTCGGTCTGTTCTCTCTATGCCTTTGAATTGGGCTTCCTCGTTGTGCGGAAGTTGTATTTCCGCAACGATTGACGATTCAATTCAAGTTTTTGGAGGAAACAAGCGATCAAGTCCGtttctctggtggggtccccTTTTGGGCGGATTAGAGGTGCTCTGAAAACCCCTGCACTGGTCAATTCTATTCATCTCGTTTCTTGGCCTCAAAACGGATGGTAAAATATTGAAATATGGCCAATGGTCCATATTCGATGGGAGAAGTGCAGTGACTGAATGGCTGGGATTGTTTGACGGAGGAGAGTTCTTGGTTTATTGCCTATCCATGGTGGGCtcaccagatcaatggtctggaatcTTGAATCCTGAAAAAGTGGGTCACACTGTGCATAATGCCTCAAATTGCAAATGGGATCCAAAAATTTTAATTGGGTTCTTTGATTTGGTTATATTCAATGTGTTTCAGCTCTCGGTTTGGAAattcaccttcttcttctttttttaaatgattcCATGCTTTTATTTTCTATTACAGGATACCTTGGAATGGAAAACAGAATATATTGATTGACAGGTGAATTGCACACTCATTTTCATATATGCATTCATCACAGACATTGCCTTCTCAATCAAATGCTTCTTTTTTGTTGAGCAGATTCGATGGCCGTGCTCTCCTTGATTTCATTCGTGATTCTGATTCACGAGTTTTTCGGGTCCAAGAGAAaacagaggaagaggaagaactaGAAGAGTTTGTTAATTTTGAGCGTTATCGGGATTTAATTAAGCATCGCCGTAGAGGATGTCGgtactttttgtttttttaatcgtGTTGACATTCTTGAACACATTTAGTTTTTTAATTTTCCTGCAAAAGCTTTTTTTTGGCCTGATTGTCcacctttcttttattcttgatGATAAAATTATCCATGTCGATGATTGTCACTCTTCCTTAGGAATTGATTTTATGCCACTACATTACTTCAACTGCGGTCAGTTTCACCAGCTAACAGTGTCTATTAAACAGTCACCGATGAAGAGGGTTTGAAACATACTAACGAAGAACTGGAGGCAAAGATCATCGCTCCTTTTGCTTCTGACAGGTTTGATATTTACCCTTTTCTCCCATCAATTGCATGTTTTTACGTTTTTCTAGATTTATTGATGAGGGTTCTCAAAGTTCATTATTTATTGCCTTGTTGCTACGTCTGTAATAAGCTAGTAACTGCTGCTTGGGTGAACATGTCTGTAAGGTGGAGTGTCTAAATTAGACCAATAGAGTATTTTCTGAGAGTTTGTGATTTTTTGCCTTTTCTGCATGGTGTTCACTGTTTTGCTGGCCAGTTGCTTGACTGCGCTTTCACCATAAGAAGTTACTTAACAGAGTTATAATACTGGATGCATatatagatataaaatacatgtggTGCATAGTCATGTACATTGTTAaccgtagagagagagagagagagagagagagagagagagagagagagtcggtggAGAGAGCTTTTTGTGGGTAAAAATATAGCCATTGAGGGCTTTTTGCAGGTGAAATCCATATTGTACATTGGTAAGCAGCGACGATTTTATATAACCAAAATACACCTTTAAATCACCAAAATACccctatctttttttcttttttcttttttcttttttcaaatccCTTCCACATCCTTTGAATATTGTCGAAGGTTCCCTGTTCTTGTAAAACTAATTGCAGCCTTGCGGGGGTAAAATTGTCACCTGCTGCTTGCATTATATACAACATAGCTGGACTGTATGCCATAATTCATGCAATTGTATTATTTCCATGGACTGTATGCCAAAATATCAAGAACCATACCTTTACTACGTCTTGGATTTCCCATGAAATCACATTGTATACCTCCCATTTTCGTGCTGGTGCTGGCCTTGCATTATTACAGGGCTCCACAAGTGATATAGATTGCATGTTCTTGTTGTACTTGAGAAGGTTCGTTTTACATACAATTCTAACCTCTAGTGTTTGCATGTAAAAGTCAAGtgagatgatgatgttgccttgtgtTTTGTGGAATCATGATCAGTAGTTCCTGCTTATTGTATTTGTTGTGGTAAACTGTTAAGTATTTGGGGATGCTGACTGGACAGAAGTATGGATTACTGCGACCTAGTAGTGGCTTGTAGACACTTGTGACATATTTGGGATAATATGCTGTCATTGTTCTTCATTGTGGAATAGGTCCACATCGTCTTTTGGGTTTttgctttgtgtgtgtgtgtgtttgtttatttattcaaCATGGTACCCTTAGGAAAAGTTATATTGTGGCTGCCAACAGCGGGTGATCAAGTTCTTCTGACCCTTTTATATATAGACATGGTCATTCATGATATTACATCTATTCTCTGTGAAGTATAAAGCACCTCCTCCTATCTTTTTTAGTTTTTTGCATTTTaaacttacatttatgttaatcATGTATTTATGCCTTGATTGTGTGATGTTTCAGTAACATTTATCCTGTTGACTGTATCTTCAAAAGATTTGTTTCATCACGCCCCCTTTTTTTATTATTGGGTATGAGATATGTCTGGCATTTCCTGTATGCCTCTATATTTTTGTATCTTAATGTTTATTCTGTTGTTTGCATGGTGTAGACCACATCAATCGCAGCCTCCAGCAAGCAAGGGTTCATACTCACAAGTGGGATTTACCTATGGAGGAGATGGAAAGGATGAATCCCATCTTTTGGAAattgatgatgacgacgatgatgacgacgacgacgatgatgatgagaAGGAGATTAGTAGTGATGACAGCAATGATGAAGGAATGGATATAATTGCTAAAGAATTTGGAGTGAAGAGGTACAACTGGCTTGTTTATATGGATAGAAAAGCCAAAGAGGAAGAGAAACGACAAAAGGAGGTGGTTAAGGGGGATCCTGCAATTGTAAGTTCATTGTAGTCAGTTGAGCAGCCATCCTTTATTTTGGCTTATTAAATGTGTTTACGTTATATCTACTTGTCTCTTACATTCTGAATTTCACAGAGAAAGCTGAGTCGCAAGGAAAGGAGGAAGGCTTCGCAgatggaaagagaaagagagagggaagctGCACGTATAACTGGAAGCCGGGTGCTCCATCACGATCCCTATAGGTAAGCTGTCGAAATGCTTCTGCTTGTTCTCTGTGTGCATGCTAAATGAAAAAGCTATGTTTTAAAACATATCTTGTAGGAAGTGAGAATGTAACACTGGGTATTTTCTTGGGCTTATGATGCTGATGCTGATGCTAAATGTCTATGTTTCACAGGGAGCCTCGACGAAGTCCCACTTATGAAGCTTATTCTCGTTCCAGAATGTATGCAGCATGCACTTACTCCATTTGGAAGATCTTACTGGCTGGTTATGTGCTGAATCTGCTGATGTTTATATATGGTGGAAGTTGTTACTCTTCAGCCATCTTTAGATATGTTGTTTTGTTTGGACAGATCAAGATCCAGATCCCGATCGCATTCCCCATCATACTCAAGACGATATGATCGTGGCGTACATGCTGATAATGGGCATCGCAGCAAACCAAGGGCATCCAAAATTGAGTACATCACTGAGTATGGGGGATCCCCCAACTTGGATGATCAGAAGCTAGAAGGAATCTCTCCACCACCATCTCCATTTCAACCTGATACACCGAACCGGTCGGAGCACTCGACCTTTAGTTCTTGCAAAGATATTGGACAATATTTTCTCTGCTGCAAGATTATTCTGGTGCTCGTGCCACCTAAGGCAGGATTTTTGGGGTTTAGGGTAGAGGTCAGGCCTAGGGGTTAAGAGCATTATTGCAGGGGGAAAATCTACCGTGGCGTTTGGAGCTTATTAAAGCAGTTTTAATGGGGATTAGTAGATGGGTGCTTCTTGTCAAAGCACTCTTGAAGATTTTATTTCTTGTGAAATAGACTTTTATAATGAGTTTCAAAAGTGCTGACCTTATAAGATATTAAACCCTTGCAATGGATATATCTAATGCTTCCACATGTTTGCAGGCCATCAGCTGGTCATATACTTGAGGCACTTCATATTGATCCTGCATCTGCTGTATCTCTCGATAAGGAAAAGAATACCAAAGTGCTGAAACCATCAGTGAGGTATCACTTTTGATCTGGACCCTGTTTGTTTGTTTTCTACCGTGTTTTATGCTTTTTGATTGGGTGGCTTAATGGTTATGTATGAGACTTGGTGGGTGATTTCAATACAGAAGATTTCAACGTACCTTTCTACAACTGCTTCTGATTATCATGGTACTGTTGTCTATTTGTAACTTGTTTTGCAAATGTTGTTTTCTCTTTAAACCCTAGCACATCGTCAGCCATTGCAAAGCTAAGCAAGCCAACTGCTACTGGAGGGACCTTGAAACCACAGCAGGGTGAGAAGAAGGAAACTCCTCAGGAACGTCTCAAACGCATAATGAGCAAACAACTGAACAAACAAAGTAAGAGGCATGCAACACTACTTTTTGCACTAACAGAGGTTTAATAATATTGATAGCATTCTATTGTGTAGAAATCCATGATTTTGGATTATTCTGAAGGCCTTAATCTTAGGGATGCCTGTGATTCTGATCTGTGGTATGAATGGTCACTGCATTATGCAGTTAAAAAAGACACTGCTGCTGAGATGGCAAAAAAACGAGAACAGGAACGGCAAAGGCTGGAGAAACTTGCTGAAACAAGCAGAATAAGTCGATATAGGCATCGGAGCAGCCATAGCAGAAGCCGCAGCCGCTCTCCGCCTAGGTAAGGATAGGCTTGGAGTGTGATGCTTGCATTTTCCAGATTTGTCTTTATACCATTGCTTTAAACCTTGGTCAGGGTCTAGATCCCTTTCCATCAGCAGACTGGTCCCACATGGTCCAACTGCCTGTCTAATGTATCATACAACACAAGCATCTGCAGTAGAAGAACCAGTAAAGTGGTTCTTCATGATTTCCTAAATAAGAGGTTGTTGGTTCAACTCTACCCAGATATAtctaaattttgaaaagaaagcagttatgaccagtgttcgaaatatcgatatcgcgttacgtatcggttattgcatgtgATATATcttttgtatcaggtaatttattgcactttttgggaaacatggggaaacattgagaaaatggttaaatttttcaatgaaacttaagggattattaaaaaagaccttaatacacacttttaaatcataacatctcagaAAAGAAGTGCACGCGATAGGTGtcttttgtatagggtcctaagctatgtgctatctaactgaattaatgcaactgtattcaaattgaatgcataacatttaaggGTGTgcatgatgatcatttcatccaacactaaatacttcgaaattagtctcaattgacagctggttgaagggaaattttgaaaaaaaattaataatattttaattaaaaaattatttttattttttgaaaattgtcaaggacttgacaaatcagtagatcagccctcatacatgcttgatttcatgtttagagtgcaacattgcaagcaatttgggagaaattgggggaATTTCGAATTTTCCTCAAAATTTctcaaatcggaccacctatactcaaatttcgaaattagagtgtatgtgatgatcatttcatcaaatactcctaaatatttcgaaattagtcttaatttACAGTTGGttgaatgaaaaaataaaaaaaataaaaaaataaagaaccattggatatcgaaatcaaagcgcCAACTCCATGatatttcatgcaaaacatgaaaaaccaatggatttttaaccattcgatgctgatttaacataattttaacaaaggggggggggggtacgtgtgggatatatcggcactagcTATGCTTTTTGTatcacataggtgggatacaagatatatcgtgggatatatcgggctgatattgtcgatatttaaaacattggttatgaCTTGCCCTGCCCAATGCCTGAGCCAGACACTTGGACCAGATGAATCCAACtggtttttcctttcttccttaaaAATGGGTTTGCAAGTCACTTGGCCTGCTGTCCCACCCAGTTCCTGTCCAAACTGGTCTGGCCATTTGGGCTGGTCTGAGTTTTGAAACCCTGCTTATGCTTGCTCATATTGGCACATTTTTCTCAACTATTGTCATTTTTACATGCTTgcaaaagaaaatgaaactttagcatctcattaattatgttacaTATGCAGAAGGTACCGGCGTAGCAGAAGCCGAAGTAGAAGCAGGAGCCCTCGAAGATACCATTCACACTCCCGATCTAGCAGAAGCCGAAGTAGAACCAGGAGCCCTCGAAGATACCATTCCCGCTCCCGATCACCCAGGTAGATGGTTTGCTCTCCTCATGAAACACTCGTGGAAGGTGGTCCCTTTTATTTTCCATGAAACTTGAAAGAGATGCTTGTACATGGGCAGGGTGAGAAGCCGCTCCAGATACTGAGGAGATGTTTCAGCAAATGTGAGGTTTTGGATTTCATCTGTAATGTATCCTTTGGGATTCCTTGAAAGCTCTGCTTATGTTCTGGTCTTTGAAATATTAGAGCAATAGAGATTGTCTTGCATGATTATGTTTTGTTTTATTCTGCTTATCAGTAGATGTCTCAACATGTATGCTATAGCAGTTGTGGGTTGTGGCATTATGCTGTGTATCCGATATTTCCACAAAAAGGTTGTTTGCATATCTATATCGAGAATAGTAGACCCTGTTGAATCTGTGATAAGCATTGTCTACATGTTTGACATGGAATTTTAGGATCCTCATGCACTTGGATCATATTAGAGCGTTGAGTGAATGGGATTGATCCTGGATAGGGGACGCAAATTTTCCAGAATGGATGGtcagtggcctacaaatagacagtttagaaaaagatgaaacaaAGAGCCAATGAACAGTGCTAcagattggatggataggatcttccaaGCTGGAAGATTTTTCGGGCATCCCCACATTCACAGCggttccatgatgtatgtatcaatgGTCTTGAGTATGGCATGAGGAGATGTCGCATCATGACACTACGCACTTCCTGTTGGCTGGCAATATTAGCATCCAAAATGCAAGGAAGAGATGGGAGATGTTTGCCTGATAGCTTTTGAAATGTGGAAGGTGAAATGTTttggagaagaaagaaatgacaGAGATTCCCATTTGCTACTGCATTGCAGTGTTGCTCACTGTTCATGGGGTCACCTACTGTTCCCCCACATTTATGCCAAGTGTTCAATTTCTGACCGTTCTCGCTCAGCCCAAGTATTAAAGGTTTGCTCAGATATGTGCTTTTAGCTTTTAGTAATCTGTGAAACTTAAATTGAAAGAAGGTTTTTTCCCTTGTGAATGCCTCCCTCCTCCCCTTATATGCGGTAGAGATGCACAACTAAAAAAAGTATTGCtgggcctaaaatgatttgagctGAAGCCTGGCTCAACCAATTATTGGGCCTTATGTGGTGGTCCCTTGCCAAGGCAAATGGCACAATATCTACAATCCACCTCCCAACACGTATGCCAATCGTTGTCCTGATTAACGAGGGCGGACAACATATGCGCCTATATTCTGAACCATCTTTCCAAATGGAGTGTGGGTCTGTTTGGCTTGAAATTCAGTCATTGATACTTGTTTACGTGTTCTTAATGCCGGGTGTGTCAGAGTCTGATGGTACTGGATCCGAACTAAACTAATATTGTCAAATGGCATAAACGATCTCGTGTGatccaaaggagttgtgcacTTGTGTTAtgcacaactctctctctttttctttttttgaaaaaataaaaactataaaaatGTAACAAAACAACTTACAAATTTTATTGATGTCATTTTAAGAGAATGAAAGTAATACCATGAGAGCGTCAAAGAGTAAGAGAATTAAGAGACCAaagtaattgagagagagagagtgagagagtgagagagagagagagaggcctatTTATCGGCAAAAGGTAAGAAATAAGTCATAATAGTTAGAAATCTAAGGATTCGTTTGGCATATCTAGTCTCATACAGCTTTTCAAATAAGAGTTATTCTAATAATTTCTTTTTATTCCAGCtcttattttaaataaatttgtTTGGTAAATCATGTTATACATTCAGATAAGAGCTTTTTTTAGAATTAGTtgatgtcattttttaatattgCAACAACTCCGTTATAAGAGCAATTAATATGATTGTTTCGGTTGAACTTTGATGCGGACTGTCCATTatatagggcccactttgatttaggtcatccatcatgtggggcctaccatcaatgctaattatcctttatgtgggcccctcaatgtccactacTCATGATGTGGAATCCATCTTTGATGTTaatcgtccatcaagtgggcccaccttttatgtccatcatccatcatgtggatcccacctttgatatggatcgtCCATCAAGTGAGGCCCACTTAACGTGGATGGTTCATCATCCTAGGCCAGACTTTGATGTgagccatccatcacgtggggcctacctttgaagTGAATTGTGCATTATGTGGACCcgccttga
This window encodes:
- the LOC131242495 gene encoding uncharacterized protein LOC131242495 → MWHEARRSERKVHDLMDAARRRAQRRAVFLAKRRGDPQQSLQVIGSRCRTYRDDGLYQATQDQQGLIPWNGKQNILIDRFDGRALLDFIRDSDSRVFRVQEKTEEEEELEEFVNFERYRDLIKHRRRGFTDEEGLKHTNEELEAKIIAPFASDRPHQSQPPASKGSYSQVGFTYGGDGKDESHLLEIDDDDDDDDDDDDDEKEISSDDSNDEGMDIIAKEFGVKRYNWLVYMDRKAKEEEKRQKEVVKGDPAIRKLSRKERRKASQMEREREREAARITGSRVLHHDPYREPRRSPTYEAYSRSRISRSRSRSHSPSYSRRYDRGVHADNGHRSKPRASKIEYITEYGGSPNLDDQKLEGISPPPSPFQPDTPNRPSAGHILEALHIDPASAVSLDKEKNTKVLKPSVSTSSAIAKLSKPTATGGTLKPQQGEKKETPQERLKRIMSKQLNKQIKKDTAAEMAKKREQERQRLEKLAETSRISRYRHRSSHSRSRSRSPPRRYRRSRSRSRSRSPRRYHSHSRSSRSRSRTRSPRRYHSRSRSPRVRSRSRY